CTCGACTCGATTAATAACCGCAGTGCCATGGCCATGGTCGCGCTCGTGGTCGGAAATATTATCGAGGTAGTCCCCCAGCAAAGGTTGACCAAAGTGCTCTTGCAGTCAGATTCCGGCGAAAAGACCGAAGTCGTACTGCATTCGAAAATCTTCGGCGACCACAACTGCATGGAGATGCTGGGCGCAAAGGTCATATGCGCCGTGCACAACGTGGTGAAGTTCGACCCGGCTCCTAGCCATCATGACGTGTATAAGGACCATCAGGTCCTGCACATCCTCGATGGCGCAAAAGCCGGCACGGTGCTTGAGTTCAAGGAAGAGCGTCGGCCGTGAAGTAAAACCGCCACCAACATAAACCGTTGGGAGGCGGTTTATTATTTTGTTAGAATATTTCTTGAACGTAGTATTGACAGACAGACTATCTCCGTGCTATAGTTAAGTCAGAGTATTAGAGCAGGATTTCCCTGCGTATTCAATCATTGACATTGAAAGGAGGGTAAAATGCCCCAGCAAAAAAGTCTCACAGTTACTAGTCTCAACGTCGGACGTTTCCTTCAGGATCGGACTCGCGCTTACATACAGAGCCTCGGTAACACTGAGGCTCTGCCAGATGTCCTGTGCTTGCAAGACATTCCGTTTCGCGATTTGTCACTTCTTGAGCAATTCCCGCATATTGCCTTTGGTCCAATGGCAAATCACTTGATCAACGGCGAGCGAGCGGTGGTAGGTATCGCGATGCTTTCGCGTTACCCGATGACCGACATCGTGTACCACACGACATGGGGCGACGGCAAGTTGAAGGACTTGCAAGGTGTCGACAATAAAAATCAGCGTATCACTCCGACGACTGAAAACGATCGGTTGGTCGAATCAACGGAAGATCGTGTAGTGATCTGTGCCAATATTATCAAAGACGACATTGAGTACGGTATGGTCACCACTCATGGTCAGTGGGTGCGTGGCGGTGTCACCAACGATGTGCAACGACAGAGTACACGCTCACTGATTCATTTTGTTCTCGCACAGGCCGGCAGACGTAATGGGATTGTGCTGGTAGGCGACATGAATTTTGGTCGCAATAGTGAGATCTACAAAATGTTCATCGACAAAAAGTTTCGTGACTGCGTGCCACTCGAAATCGACAACACGCTTGATCCGGAACATCCGGCTGTACGCAAAGGTATCAGGGTCGTGAGAGACTACTTCATGATTTGCGAAGGATACGGCGGGGACTTTGTCTCCTACGATCTCCATGAGGTGTCAGAAGTAATCCTGCGCCCTGGTGTAAGCGACCACTGTGCGCTGTCAGCGACAATCTCAATGGTTCCAGCGTAATTTTTGCAGTTCTTCGGCGCCACACTCCTTCGGGATTGTGGCGCTTTTTCTTTACTGGGAAACCCCGCAGGAACTGCGGGGAGGAGCTCGTTTTTATTACAAATTCTAAATTATTTTTTTATGGACTCTCTACTCCACATATAGAGTGGGATAGGGAATACATAGCTATTTTTAAATGTTTCTGCTACTTGAAAATTAAAATCCCGATCTGCACCGCGTCCCATAAAGGATGGCCAAATGCGGTCGGATAGTTTTCTAAATTTCACTTTCTCAATAACTTCGCGCTTGAAAAGCGGACTGTTTCCTGCGCTGGGATAGGGCGCGAGCGAGCCAAAGAAAAGTTTGTTAATAACGCGCAGACGTTTGAAATGAAAAGAGATACGCGCGTTGAGAATCGGGGAAAGTTTTGCAATTAGGCCCTTTGTTGTTTGCGAGAGAGCGTAGAGCTCGTCTGGGCCAACCATATTGTCTTCTACTGATGGATAATTTTTCATATTGAGCGTAGTTCCAATACGCTTTTTATCAAAAGGTGCGACGGTTGTACAAAGATGTATCGCATTGTATTTAGTGAGAAGGTCGTACTGCACCTCGATGCGATTTAACAGTGATGCATCGTCAGCATCTTGAAAGGTTATGAGGGCGCCTGTCGCTTTTGTGAAACCGAAATTGCGTGCCGCATATCCGGCATTAGTATTGCGGTTGAGAATGGGGTCAAAACGCTCCGCATCATTTTCTGGCAAAGAATAGTATCTGACCCGCGCATCCTGTTGTGTAACTGATCCAACAACCTTTTTAGTGTCGTCTGTACTATTGTCATCAATAATGATTATTTCGAGATTTTTATAGGTTTGTCGTACAATTGAATCAATCGCAGTATGAACAGTATCTGCGTTATTGTGTGTTGGTATGATAACTGAAATCAAAGGTTCGTTCATAGATGGAGTATATCATCAATAAAACGTGAGTATGCTTCACTGAAAGTTTTTTGTGTGTGATGCTCGCGCGCATAACTCCATGCCTTGCGTGCATTTTTACGGAGAACGGAGGGGTCGGTTTTGGCGGTTTGCATAGCGAGATTGCGGATCGATTCTACGGTAGGTGTATCGCAAATGATGACCGGCGCATCCTCGGAAATCCCTGTTTGTTTTGTGATGATCGGGATAAGTCCGGCATGCATTGCCTGTACAACCGCGCCCGACGTCCCTTCGGAAGCTGAAGTGTAAATCATTACTGCGCATTTATTTGCAATCTCAGTAAATGGAATACCACCCACAGTCATTACACCACCTTTGTCGATGCGTGGGCGAGGGTAGCGGGTAATATTCGGTAAGGTAAATTCTTTTACATACGCCTGCTCAAAATCTTTTTCATAGGCAGCTGGGCCAATGATGTGCAAAGATAATTCAGGCAGGGTAGCGAATGCCTCGATTACAATATCAAGTCCCTTAAGTATTGCGCCGCCCCCGCCGAACCATAAAAAATGCGTACGCGCAGTCTCAAAATCTTTTTGTTCCGGAAAATCAAATTCCCGCGCAACTGATATGGGGATTGGATAGATATGTTTCTTGAATTGAGCGTATGTGGCATGTGTGGTTTGATTCCCGAGCCCCTCGAGGAAATCAGCATATGCTGGGTTGCTTGAGACAATCTCTGTACGTTGTGGCTTGAGGGAGATATTTCTGCGTCGCTTAAGGTCTAGAAGTCGTTGTTTCTCAGTGGTGTTTTGAAATTCGCCATAAGCAGAAGTGATGTGCATAACTTTTTTGCAGTTAGTCGGTAAGTATTTGGTCAAGTGTTCAAAGTTTTGCATAATATCTATGCACACCGCATATTTCTTGCGAGGGATGAATTTGGGATTATTGAAATTGATAATATCGACTGCGTATCCACGTATAGAAAACAAACGCGCAATCTCAGCACATTCCCATTTGTTGGTATGTGGGTCAGTAAAGCGCTCCCATGGCGCACGTGTGAATGGTTCAGTGATGTAAGAAAGAAGAACGTCACCTTTTTTCTTGCCTATAGCTGGTACATGAACAACACCCCAGAGCTTGTTTGATAGTTTATTACTGTAAGCTCGCAGGATGCTGAGTGTGGGCATAAAAATAAAAAATAGTGACGTATTAAAATACCTCCTCCTTATTTTTTTGTGTATTAAAAACAGGCATCCCACGAAGATCTTCCACCGCCTGTTGTGGTTTAGTAAAAGTAAGATTGCCACCTTTATCTCGATGCTCTCTAGACTTTGTTTCTCGGTAACCTTCTTTCAGTGTAACTACTTTTAATTTACCAATCTTGTCTTTCCTAACAAAATAAGCATTTCCTCCATTACTATTACACCCAATAAAAGAGTACCCCTTTTCTTCTGCTAAGTCGCACAACGACATCAACGATGCACCGTAATACATAGAACTGTGATGCGCAACATTTCTTTTAAAGTCTTTATCATAAGGAACAGTAATCGGTCTTAATCCAAAATAGGGATTATATTCCATAATGACTATTGCAGGCGAAATTTTCAGAGCTTTCCATATCCAATAATCATTACCATCAATATCTATATTAAGTAATCCAACTTCTTTAAAATCGATGAGTTCATTCACATTTTCTGCGGTAACAAATGCTTGCTTGGCGGTTATATCGTAGCAAGGGTACAACTCGCTATTTTTAAGGGAGTCTACTGGTGAAGCATCAATTGCAATTCCAGACCAGTTATCATGCTCTAATAAGAATCTGGTATCTGGCTGGGTGTATGTTCCTGCTCCGATATCAACAAATGTTTTTGGGGTGTCAATTTTATTTATTAGATATTGGATTATTCCATCATCGCCCCATTGTGAAAAAACTTTAAACTCTGCTTCGTGTATGTTTTTTAAATCACCTTTTTTGAGTAAATTTTCAACAAGAATATGTCCCAATAACATCTTTTGAATATTTGATTCTCGTACGATCAATTTTTCAACTGCTCGGATCTTGTTATCAAAGTTTAGATAATTCCAGATCTTTTTTTTAAGTCTCCTCGCTAAGTTTTTCATAGGGTTTTAGTTAGTGGGTTTATTTTATCACACTATTTTTTATATAACCAAACCTTATCATTACCCCTTAGGATTGACTTTATCTAAAAATACTCTACTCTAAATAATAGAGTAGAGTTCTTTGCAGTTTAATATAGACCAACCAACGTGAGGTGAATGTTATGAACAAAAATATTCCGGAGCGAATTTGTTTAATCATACCGCCCTCCATATTTCTTTTGGACGAGCGTGTATTTATGAGCCTCGGAGTTTTACGGGTGGCAGCTGTTCTCGAGCAAGTAGGTACAAAGGTAGAAGTATTAGATCTTTCTGGGATCATTAATTATAAAGATGTCGCCTTAGAGCACGCACTACGCTCAAGGGCTGAAATTTTCGGCTTTACTGCAACAACTCCGCAACTTCCTGCTGTAGCAGAAATTGTCGAAGTAATTAAAAGGATACGACCCAATGCTAAAACAATTCTCGGCGGTCCCCATGTGACACTCGTAAATGCGGCATACAAGAGGGAAGTATTACAGGGTGTTCCAGGAAGAGCTGTTTTGGCAATGCAAAAGCTAGAAGCATCATTCGATACGCTTCTTGCGGGAGATGGAGAAGAAGCAATTTTTCTTGCTTGTAATCCAAGCGCACCAAAACTTGTTGATGCAGATAATGTAAAATCAAGTTTATTTCTTGACAATACGCGCCTCAACGCTCTTCCATTTCCTGCACGGCATTTAGTTGATATTGAGAGTTATCATTATTCAATCGAGGGGGTATCCGCTTTATCGCTCATTGCCCAGCTCGGATGTCCGTTTAATTGTGGTTTTTGCGGCGGAAGGGAATCTCCCATGTTGCGGCGGATTAGAACACGTACTTCAGAGAATATTGTAGAAGAGATGGTTCATCTCTATAAAACTACGGGCCGTCGCGGTTTCATGTTTTATGATGATGAGTTGAATGTTAACAAAAAAATTGTTGAACTGATGGAGTTAATTGCAAGGACGCAACGTGACCTTAATACGACATGGCGTTTGCGTGGTTTTATAAAATCAGAGCTCTTTACCGATGAACAAGCAGAAGCGATGCATGAAGCCGGATTTCGCTGGATTTTAACAGGATTTGAATCTGGCTCACCGCGCATTCTGAAAAATATTAACAAAATCGCTACCAGGGAAGAAAATACACGTTGCGTTGAGATAGCCCGTCGACATAACCTTAAGGTTAAGGCTCTGATGTCTATTGGTCATCCCGGGGAAACAAATGAAACAGTCTGTGATACTGAAAGTTGGCTTTTGGAAGTATGCCCTGCTGACTTCGATGTTACCATTATCACGTGCTACCCTGGTACCCCTTATTATGATCACGCTGTTCCAGACCCGGATAAGCAGGGCATTTGGACATATGTTTGTCCGAAAACAAATGACCGGCTTCATCAGGTTGAGATCGATTATATGACGATCAGTGATTACTATAAGGGTAAGCCGGATGGCGGTTACCAATCCTACGTCTTTACTGATTTTCTTTCACCGGAGGAATTGGTGACACTGCGTGATGGAGTCGAGAGGAATGTTCGTGAAATTTTGAACATCCCTTTCAATCCGGGAGCGCCTGCTGTGCAATATGAACATTCAATGGGACAAATGGGGGGAATTCCCCTAAATATCCTTCGAATGACAGAAACTTAAATGATTATTATTCCTCATCCCTGCTTTGCGGGGGTGAGGAATTTTTTTATTTTAACGAAAGATCGATATATTTT
This genomic window from bacterium contains:
- a CDS encoding glycosyltransferase, producing the protein MPTLSILRAYSNKLSNKLWGVVHVPAIGKKKGDVLLSYITEPFTRAPWERFTDPHTNKWECAEIARLFSIRGYAVDIINFNNPKFIPRKKYAVCIDIMQNFEHLTKYLPTNCKKVMHITSAYGEFQNTTEKQRLLDLKRRRNISLKPQRTEIVSSNPAYADFLEGLGNQTTHATYAQFKKHIYPIPISVAREFDFPEQKDFETARTHFLWFGGGGAILKGLDIVIEAFATLPELSLHIIGPAAYEKDFEQAYVKEFTLPNITRYPRPRIDKGGVMTVGGIPFTEIANKCAVMIYTSASEGTSGAVVQAMHAGLIPIITKQTGISEDAPVIICDTPTVESIRNLAMQTAKTDPSVLRKNARKAWSYAREHHTQKTFSEAYSRFIDDILHL
- a CDS encoding glycosyltransferase family 2 protein, which produces MNEPLISVIIPTHNNADTVHTAIDSIVRQTYKNLEIIIIDDNSTDDTKKVVGSVTQQDARVRYYSLPENDAERFDPILNRNTNAGYAARNFGFTKATGALITFQDADDASLLNRIEVQYDLLTKYNAIHLCTTVAPFDKKRIGTTLNMKNYPSVEDNMVGPDELYALSQTTKGLIAKLSPILNARISFHFKRLRVINKLFFGSLAPYPSAGNSPLFKREVIEKVKFRKLSDRIWPSFMGRGADRDFNFQVAETFKNSYVFPIPLYMWSRESIKK
- a CDS encoding radical SAM protein → MNKNIPERICLIIPPSIFLLDERVFMSLGVLRVAAVLEQVGTKVEVLDLSGIINYKDVALEHALRSRAEIFGFTATTPQLPAVAEIVEVIKRIRPNAKTILGGPHVTLVNAAYKREVLQGVPGRAVLAMQKLEASFDTLLAGDGEEAIFLACNPSAPKLVDADNVKSSLFLDNTRLNALPFPARHLVDIESYHYSIEGVSALSLIAQLGCPFNCGFCGGRESPMLRRIRTRTSENIVEEMVHLYKTTGRRGFMFYDDELNVNKKIVELMELIARTQRDLNTTWRLRGFIKSELFTDEQAEAMHEAGFRWILTGFESGSPRILKNINKIATREENTRCVEIARRHNLKVKALMSIGHPGETNETVCDTESWLLEVCPADFDVTIITCYPGTPYYDHAVPDPDKQGIWTYVCPKTNDRLHQVEIDYMTISDYYKGKPDGGYQSYVFTDFLSPEELVTLRDGVERNVREILNIPFNPGAPAVQYEHSMGQMGGIPLNILRMTET